A portion of the Actomonas aquatica genome contains these proteins:
- a CDS encoding response regulator, with protein sequence MTETMRVAIVEDDAMLRSLMERALARETDLTLVGAAETLAEAESLLATTQPELVLLDLRLGRGDGAANTWELVEQWPAERGPAPRWIVVTGQPEAAHLRKALDLGLDGYVTKTEPFEMLLAAVREVREGRQYYSVGALKLLMEQPAAGEGLDQLTARERDILRAAGEGLSVRQTATRLSVSESTVKTHRQSVMRKLDLHDSVALARYALNTGLVA encoded by the coding sequence GTGACCGAGACCATGCGCGTGGCGATCGTTGAAGACGACGCCATGCTGCGCTCGCTAATGGAACGGGCGCTCGCGCGCGAGACCGACCTGACCCTGGTCGGGGCGGCGGAGACCCTGGCGGAAGCGGAAAGCTTGCTGGCCACGACGCAACCGGAGCTGGTTTTGCTCGACCTGCGGCTTGGCCGGGGAGACGGCGCGGCCAACACCTGGGAGCTGGTCGAGCAATGGCCGGCGGAGCGGGGACCGGCGCCGCGATGGATCGTGGTGACGGGTCAGCCGGAGGCGGCGCATCTGCGCAAAGCCCTCGACCTCGGGCTCGACGGTTATGTGACCAAGACGGAGCCCTTTGAAATGTTGCTCGCCGCGGTGCGGGAGGTGCGCGAAGGCCGGCAGTATTATTCGGTCGGCGCGCTGAAGTTGTTGATGGAGCAACCGGCAGCCGGTGAGGGGCTCGACCAACTCACCGCGCGGGAGCGCGACATCCTGCGGGCGGCGGGGGAGGGGCTCAGCGTGCGCCAGACGGCGACGCGTTTGAGCGTGTCGGAAAGCACGGTGAAGACCCACCGCCAAAGTGTGATGCGCAAACTCGACCTGCACGACAGCGTCGCCCTCGCGCGCTACGCCCTCAACACCGGCCTGGTGGCGTAG
- a CDS encoding ATP-binding protein: protein MNDAVKVSLGCLAMCALGGSWAGATVEEAEAQYEQVKVYYQDDNYEAMAAAAQAGLAALGEGDDELKLRGSLWYWSGVAQQMLGDYDAALDHYATAITVHDAAGNLRQVAAVLNSYAGVLGERGRQTERLQALVRAHGIFEELGEPLGRAALAHSIGHYYAEQDEFVEAQGYYEQSIAIRREMDNPAFLADGLMGLGINLRELTRIDEARAALDEALAIHREAQDEGGLAGVLTNLGNLERDQKNYEAALSAYTEALGYDRAAGYRFGVSILTHNLALTHHEMGNDTNALEWADIAVDVADELRLPERQEYAYQLRADIREALGDGTGALADTRRVMEIRDERGAASREQALLDLQTEFETAQKQHEIDRLERANVERELALTREAAAREAAEQAQAVEQARGRTTLVLAIAAGAIAAVLAGLFRVSRRSERRLAKQREEIEHAVAGLRDAHGELKKLYDRKSAFLGFAVHDLRSPLYAIDAVCGEIESGLLDSPVQGVGEIRDAARRMRDDLDAWLEAERKEQTEIAVHPVSSDLAQLATDVVALNQPAARAKGIALELVAPVAAPVRVDPWRMREVIDNLVSNALKYSPRDSGVQVTVVVEGGRAVARVIDAGPGLSAEDHEKVFGAYARLSAQPTGGESSTGLGLHLCKRIIDAHEGSTLAVENVPTGGAIFTVSVPVAK, encoded by the coding sequence ATGAACGATGCGGTGAAGGTTTCATTGGGCTGTTTGGCCATGTGTGCGCTGGGCGGCTCCTGGGCCGGGGCGACGGTGGAGGAAGCGGAGGCGCAGTATGAGCAGGTGAAAGTCTACTATCAGGACGACAATTACGAGGCGATGGCAGCCGCGGCGCAGGCGGGTCTGGCGGCCTTGGGCGAAGGGGATGACGAGCTGAAGTTGCGGGGGTCGTTGTGGTATTGGTCGGGGGTCGCGCAGCAGATGCTCGGCGACTACGACGCCGCGCTCGATCACTATGCGACGGCCATCACGGTGCATGACGCCGCCGGCAATCTCCGTCAGGTGGCCGCGGTGCTCAACTCCTACGCCGGCGTGCTCGGCGAACGCGGCCGCCAGACCGAACGCCTGCAGGCGCTCGTGCGCGCCCACGGCATTTTTGAGGAACTGGGCGAGCCGCTCGGTCGGGCCGCCCTCGCGCACTCCATCGGCCACTACTACGCCGAGCAGGACGAGTTCGTGGAGGCGCAGGGCTACTACGAACAAAGCATCGCGATCCGGCGCGAGATGGACAATCCGGCCTTCCTGGCCGACGGCCTCATGGGGCTGGGGATAAACCTGCGGGAACTCACCCGCATCGACGAGGCGCGGGCGGCTCTGGACGAGGCCCTCGCCATCCACCGCGAAGCGCAGGACGAGGGCGGACTCGCCGGCGTGCTGACCAATCTCGGCAACCTCGAGCGCGATCAAAAAAACTACGAGGCTGCGCTCTCCGCCTACACCGAGGCTCTCGGCTACGATCGCGCTGCCGGTTACCGCTTCGGGGTGTCGATCCTGACGCACAACCTCGCCCTCACGCATCATGAGATGGGCAACGATACCAACGCGCTGGAGTGGGCCGACATTGCGGTCGACGTGGCCGACGAGCTCCGTCTCCCCGAGCGCCAGGAGTATGCCTACCAACTGCGCGCCGACATTCGTGAAGCCTTGGGCGACGGCACGGGCGCGCTCGCCGATACGCGTCGGGTCATGGAGATTCGCGACGAGCGCGGGGCAGCCTCGCGCGAGCAGGCCCTGCTGGACTTGCAGACCGAATTTGAAACCGCGCAAAAGCAGCACGAGATCGATCGGCTCGAGCGCGCCAACGTGGAACGCGAACTCGCCCTCACGCGCGAAGCCGCCGCCCGCGAAGCCGCCGAACAGGCGCAGGCGGTCGAACAAGCCCGCGGTCGCACCACGCTGGTGCTCGCCATCGCGGCGGGGGCGATCGCGGCGGTGTTGGCCGGACTGTTTCGGGTCTCGCGCCGCTCCGAGCGCCGCCTCGCCAAACAGCGCGAGGAGATCGAACACGCCGTCGCCGGCCTGCGCGACGCCCACGGCGAACTCAAAAAACTCTACGATCGCAAGAGCGCCTTTCTCGGCTTCGCCGTGCACGACCTGCGCAGTCCGCTCTACGCCATCGATGCGGTTTGCGGGGAGATCGAGAGCGGCCTGCTCGACTCGCCGGTGCAGGGCGTCGGTGAGATCCGTGACGCCGCCCGGCGCATGCGCGATGACCTCGACGCCTGGCTCGAAGCCGAACGTAAGGAACAGACCGAGATCGCGGTGCATCCTGTATCCAGTGATCTGGCACAACTGGCCACCGATGTGGTCGCCCTCAATCAACCGGCCGCCCGCGCCAAAGGCATTGCCCTGGAGCTGGTCGCCCCCGTCGCGGCGCCCGTGCGGGTCGATCCCTGGCGCATGCGTGAGGTCATCGACAACCTCGTGTCCAACGCCCTCAAATATAGCCCGCGCGACAGTGGCGTGCAGGTGACCGTGGTGGTGGAGGGTGGACGCGCCGTCGCGCGCGTAATCGATGCTGGACCGGGCCTGTCGGCGGAGGACCATGAAAAGGTGTTTGGCGCCTACGCGCGCCTCTCGGCTCAACCGACCGGCGGCGAGTCGTCCACCGGTCTGGGCCTGCACCTGTGTAAACGTATCATCGATGCGCACGAGGGCAGCACCCTAGCCGTGGAAAACGTTCCGACGGGGGGAGCGATTTTTACCGTGTCGGTGCCCGTCGCGAAGTAG
- a CDS encoding DUF4202 domain-containing protein, which produces MTDATATPETHRRAIALIDAAHAADPTYTPDGRPAELVYAERMVAWGERLATAAHSPLAALALRCQHLERFLTPRDTFPEGRAGYYQWRTSLYTKQGDRARDLLLEAGCDAADAERVRSWVAKENLRADPNSQLLEDCAILVFLENHIADFAAQHADYTREKWIRILQKSWTKLSPRGREAALTLAFPPAIGELVQEAVAGA; this is translated from the coding sequence ATGACCGACGCCACCGCCACGCCCGAGACCCACCGCCGCGCCATCGCGCTCATCGATGCCGCCCACGCCGCCGATCCGACCTACACGCCCGATGGTCGGCCCGCCGAGCTCGTCTATGCCGAGCGCATGGTCGCGTGGGGCGAGCGCCTCGCCACTGCCGCGCATTCACCGCTCGCCGCCCTCGCCCTGCGTTGCCAGCACCTCGAACGCTTTCTGACCCCCCGCGACACCTTCCCGGAGGGCCGCGCCGGTTACTACCAGTGGCGCACCAGCCTCTACACCAAACAGGGTGACCGCGCCCGCGACCTCCTGCTCGAAGCTGGCTGCGACGCGGCCGACGCCGAACGGGTGCGCTCCTGGGTGGCCAAGGAAAACCTGCGCGCCGATCCCAACAGCCAACTGCTGGAGGACTGCGCCATCCTCGTCTTTTTGGAAAACCACATCGCCGACTTCGCCGCCCAGCACGCCGACTACACCCGCGAGAAGTGGATTCGCATCCTGCAAAAATCCTGGACCAAACTCAGCCCCCGCGGTCGCGAAGCCGCCCTCACCCTCGCCTTCCCGCCCGCCATCGGCGAACTCGTGCAGGAAGCGGTCGCCGGGGCGTAA
- a CDS encoding serine/threonine-protein kinase, with product MPAEDEIFLNALERTGAARAAYLDEACGDDSELRTRIERLLAMSERDRGILDESHNLRGMAMIEEKPGDVIDRFTLQRRLGEGGCGVVWLAEQTAPVRRLVAMKIIRPGMDSQAVLRRFMVEQQALALMDHAGIARVFEAGATPTGRPFFVMEYVDGVPITQYCDDRHLGLRERLELFMRVCDAIQHAHQKGVIHRDVKPSNVLVSAGTTEPVIKVIDFGIAKATEQQLGDMTLVTQTGLFLGTPAYMSPEQSQLVAGDIDTRTDVYSLGVLLYELLAGAPPFEPKALQAAGLEAMWKHIREVDPPRPSTRVQSLPPDTQRTVATRRQLEAPKLAHRMSGDLDWIVMRCLEKDRNRRYATATGLAEDIARHLADETIEARPASARYRLAKLVRRNRLVFGAGAAVVAALIAGTIVSIHQAVRANRAEQEARAEADAAIALADFLVDDMLFQSSPYGQSGEDVDPDLPVRKVLDQAAEKAGVRFAEQPLLEARLRLTIAGAYLGLGLFEQASAQYQRALELRIAWQGEGHFETLYARSGYGLCLMRLGRNEEAEAELQQVVAGFEALPPESRDSFAYDNARTTLALVFNVLGRLEEALALEKAVLASYRGRYGDRHRHTAVALANLGETYRDLARFDLAEQVLREAISIQEEVHGVGHPSVLITRNALASTLIDMGRDEDALVLQRTVYEDSRRLLGPDHHRVLDAGNNLATALYGLGRIQEAITLNEENVAVARRQLGEGHDLTLTLLNNLGTQYSMVGRLEDGLATKTALVESAKVAWGPGHPNVMIFTSNLGFDYMQMGRLDEAEALISAAVAGMIKALGAEHPHTLLVRRNLGRCWRKMGRWDDAIALSHELWEITRRTQGEDSPAAAEAGLSLALGFDESSRFEDALALWRQLWDDAVRRDGEGSSAERGLRARYAASLLDGGRWAEAEQLWSELKAQQEAEAPDEWRTFEAHSGLGAAWVGQGRLAEAEPWLISGYEGLLARQEQSAVATRRSIGEALDRLVALYEAWEKPAEVARWRAQRADWLDL from the coding sequence TGGCTGGCCGAGCAGACGGCGCCGGTGCGGCGGCTGGTGGCGATGAAGATCATCCGGCCGGGGATGGATTCGCAGGCGGTGTTGCGACGGTTTATGGTCGAGCAGCAGGCGCTGGCGCTCATGGATCACGCCGGCATCGCGCGGGTGTTTGAAGCCGGGGCGACGCCGACGGGGCGACCGTTTTTTGTGATGGAGTATGTCGATGGGGTGCCGATCACGCAGTATTGCGACGACCGGCATCTCGGCCTGCGCGAGCGCCTGGAGTTGTTCATGCGGGTCTGCGATGCGATCCAGCACGCACACCAGAAGGGCGTCATCCATCGCGATGTGAAACCGTCCAACGTGCTGGTGTCGGCGGGCACGACCGAGCCGGTGATCAAGGTCATTGATTTCGGCATCGCCAAAGCCACCGAGCAGCAGCTCGGCGACATGACGTTGGTCACGCAGACGGGGCTATTTCTGGGCACGCCCGCCTACATGAGTCCGGAGCAATCGCAGCTGGTTGCGGGTGACATCGACACCCGCACCGACGTCTACAGCCTCGGTGTGCTGCTCTACGAACTGTTGGCCGGCGCGCCGCCCTTCGAGCCGAAGGCGCTGCAGGCGGCGGGGTTGGAGGCGATGTGGAAGCATATCCGCGAGGTCGATCCACCGCGGCCCTCCACGCGGGTGCAGTCGTTGCCGCCGGACACCCAACGCACGGTGGCGACGCGTCGGCAGCTCGAAGCGCCCAAGCTGGCCCATCGCATGAGCGGCGACCTCGACTGGATCGTGATGCGTTGTCTGGAAAAGGATCGCAACCGGCGCTACGCCACTGCGACCGGGCTGGCCGAGGACATCGCCCGCCACCTCGCCGACGAAACGATTGAGGCGCGCCCGGCGAGCGCGCGCTACCGCCTCGCGAAACTGGTGCGGCGCAACCGGCTGGTGTTTGGCGCGGGCGCCGCCGTGGTGGCCGCGCTCATCGCCGGCACCATCGTGAGCATCCATCAGGCGGTGCGCGCCAATCGCGCCGAGCAGGAGGCGCGGGCGGAGGCCGATGCGGCCATCGCGTTGGCGGATTTTTTGGTCGACGATATGTTGTTCCAATCGAGCCCCTATGGTCAGAGCGGTGAGGACGTCGATCCCGACCTGCCGGTGCGCAAGGTGCTCGACCAGGCGGCCGAAAAGGCGGGGGTCCGTTTTGCGGAACAACCGCTGCTGGAGGCGCGGCTGCGTCTCACCATCGCCGGCGCTTACCTCGGTCTCGGTTTGTTTGAACAGGCGAGTGCGCAGTATCAGCGCGCGCTCGAACTGCGGATCGCCTGGCAGGGCGAGGGGCACTTTGAGACCCTCTACGCCCGGTCCGGCTACGGTCTGTGTTTGATGAGGCTGGGACGTAATGAGGAGGCGGAGGCAGAGCTGCAACAGGTGGTGGCGGGCTTTGAGGCGCTGCCGCCGGAGAGTCGGGACAGCTTTGCCTACGACAATGCCCGCACGACGCTGGCGTTGGTCTTCAACGTGCTCGGCCGCCTGGAAGAGGCTCTGGCGCTGGAGAAGGCCGTGCTGGCCAGCTATCGCGGGCGTTATGGCGACCGCCATCGCCACACTGCGGTGGCCCTGGCCAACCTGGGGGAAACCTACCGGGATCTGGCGCGATTTGATCTGGCGGAGCAGGTGCTGCGCGAAGCGATCAGCATCCAGGAGGAGGTGCACGGCGTCGGGCACCCGTCGGTGTTGATCACGCGCAACGCCCTGGCGTCGACCCTCATAGACATGGGGCGCGATGAGGACGCGCTGGTCCTGCAGCGCACGGTGTATGAGGACAGTCGCCGGCTGCTCGGTCCCGATCACCACCGGGTGCTCGATGCGGGCAACAACCTGGCCACGGCGCTCTACGGCCTCGGGCGTATCCAGGAGGCCATTACGCTGAACGAGGAGAACGTGGCCGTGGCCCGTCGCCAGCTGGGGGAGGGGCACGACCTGACCCTCACCTTGCTCAACAACCTCGGCACGCAGTATTCGATGGTCGGTCGACTTGAGGACGGGCTCGCCACCAAAACCGCGTTGGTCGAGTCCGCCAAGGTGGCGTGGGGCCCCGGGCATCCCAATGTGATGATTTTCACCAGCAACCTCGGTTTCGATTACATGCAGATGGGGCGCCTGGACGAGGCGGAGGCCCTCATCAGCGCAGCGGTGGCGGGCATGATCAAGGCCCTCGGGGCGGAGCATCCGCACACCCTGTTGGTGCGGCGCAACCTCGGCCGCTGCTGGCGCAAAATGGGGCGTTGGGACGACGCGATCGCGCTGAGCCACGAACTCTGGGAGATCACCCGGCGCACGCAGGGCGAGGACAGCCCGGCCGCCGCGGAGGCGGGGTTGAGTCTGGCCCTCGGTTTTGATGAATCCAGCCGCTTCGAGGACGCGTTGGCGCTGTGGCGACAACTATGGGACGACGCCGTGCGGCGGGACGGGGAGGGCAGCAGTGCCGAGCGCGGGCTGCGGGCGCGTTACGCGGCCAGCCTGCTGGATGGAGGACGCTGGGCGGAGGCAGAACAGCTTTGGTCGGAGCTCAAGGCGCAGCAGGAGGCGGAGGCACCCGACGAGTGGCGGACCTTTGAGGCGCACAGCGGCCTGGGCGCAGCCTGGGTGGGGCAGGGACGGCTGGCGGAAGCCGAGCCGTGGTTGATCTCCGGATACGAAGGCCTGCTGGCCCGGCAGGAGCAGAGCGCGGTGGCCACGCGCCGCAGCATTGGCGAGGCCCTCGATCGGCTGGTGGCGCTCTACGAGGCGTGGGAGAAGCCGGCGGAGGTCGCCCGCTGGCGGGCGCAACGGGCGGACTGGCTGGATCTTTAG